In a single window of the Pedococcus dokdonensis genome:
- a CDS encoding DinB family protein, with the protein MTEQPDPISPDTKDWTWTLRRPCPDCGFEAAAVAATDIAGLTRSSTAPWSTVLQRPDATQRPAPDVWSALEYACHVRDVCRVFDGRLGLMLEQDAPRFANWDQDATAVAERYGEQDPAVVASELEDTAAGVSARFEGVRDDQWARTGLRSDGSEFTVLTLGQYFLHDLAHHLVDVRAAG; encoded by the coding sequence ATGACCGAGCAGCCCGACCCGATCAGCCCGGACACCAAGGACTGGACCTGGACGCTGCGGCGGCCCTGTCCCGACTGCGGGTTCGAGGCCGCTGCGGTCGCCGCCACCGACATCGCCGGCCTGACCCGCTCGTCGACCGCTCCCTGGTCGACCGTGCTCCAGCGTCCTGACGCGACCCAGCGCCCGGCACCCGACGTCTGGTCCGCACTGGAGTACGCCTGCCACGTGCGCGATGTCTGCCGGGTCTTCGACGGCCGGCTCGGGCTGATGCTCGAGCAGGACGCCCCCCGGTTCGCCAACTGGGACCAGGACGCGACGGCGGTGGCCGAGCGTTACGGCGAGCAGGACCCAGCCGTCGTGGCGTCCGAGCTCGAGGACACGGCCGCTGGGGTCTCGGCCAGGTTCGAAGGCGTGCGCGACGACCAGTGGGCGCGCACCGGTCTGCGCAGCGACGGGTCCGAGTTCACCGTGCTGACGCTGGGCCAGTACTTCCTGCACGACCTGGCCCACCACCTGGTGGACGTGCGCGCCGCGGGGTGA
- a CDS encoding serine hydrolase — protein sequence MLTRRHVLTVAPLALAAACAGEPAAGTTASPGTTTAGSAATTTTTTTPPSATTTASPPAPTTTTTTTTGPPSRPTRAPTLDALRDELSALARRYGADLGVAVAETRSGRSFAWGAESTIETASIAKADILATLLLQLQDRGARPSASQLAVADKMIRQSDHESAWTLFRQVGLASGMTAANRRFGLRSTQCFDYSWGLTRTTARDQLRFVHAISSAGSKASPLDARSGKTLLDLMEDVIPEQKWGLRAAARSGERVCLKNGWLPRSTLGGLWIVNSIGRITDRSLDLRVAILSQKTTSKEQGIALVEQAAVLTRRHLAV from the coding sequence ATGCTCACGCGGCGGCACGTGCTGACGGTGGCACCGCTCGCCCTGGCGGCCGCCTGCGCGGGCGAGCCAGCTGCAGGCACCACCGCATCGCCCGGCACCACGACCGCGGGGTCCGCGGCCACCACGACGACGACCACGACACCGCCCAGCGCCACCACGACGGCGTCACCACCCGCCCCCACCACGACCACCACCACGACCACCGGGCCCCCGAGCCGGCCCACCCGTGCGCCCACCCTCGATGCCCTGCGCGACGAGCTGTCGGCGCTGGCCCGCCGGTATGGCGCCGACCTGGGTGTCGCGGTCGCGGAGACCAGGTCCGGCCGCAGCTTCGCGTGGGGGGCGGAGTCCACGATCGAGACGGCCAGCATCGCCAAGGCCGACATCCTCGCCACCTTGTTGCTCCAGCTGCAGGACCGCGGGGCGCGACCGTCGGCGAGCCAGCTCGCGGTGGCCGACAAGATGATCCGCCAGAGCGACCACGAGTCGGCGTGGACGTTGTTCCGACAGGTCGGCCTGGCCTCCGGGATGACGGCCGCCAACCGGCGGTTCGGCCTGCGGTCGACCCAGTGCTTCGACTACAGCTGGGGGCTGACCCGGACGACGGCCCGCGACCAGCTGCGGTTCGTCCACGCGATCAGCTCGGCCGGCAGCAAGGCCTCGCCCCTCGACGCGCGTTCCGGCAAGACCCTGCTCGACCTCATGGAGGACGTCATCCCCGAGCAGAAGTGGGGCCTGCGGGCCGCCGCCAGGTCGGGCGAGCGGGTCTGCCTCAAGAACGGCTGGCTGCCCCGGTCGACCCTCGGCGGGCTCTGGATCGTCAACAGCATCGGCCGGATCACCGACCGCTCCCTCGACCTGCGGGTCGCGATCCTCAGCCAGAAGACCACCAGCAAGGAGCAGGGCATCGCGCTCGTCGAGCAGGCCGCCGTCCTCACCCGGCGGCATCTCGCGGTCTGA
- a CDS encoding diacylglycerol/lipid kinase family protein, whose amino-acid sequence MLREHSGWVALGTVLLVVILALGIAGWAGMRVRSSGGAHRGRRWGRRPHRNDFRPEGTVSETPTRRAAIIVNPTKFDDVSAVRKQITEQSARHGWAEPLFILTTERDPGTGQAKQALAKGVDLVCPLGGDGTVRAVAEAMVGEETPMGLLPGGTGNLLARNLDLPVDDLDDALRVALTGQNKRVDVGRLTMDVSGEDQSPAEHVFLVMAGLGFDAAIMADAPEKLKAKVGPAAYVVSGTRNLRGPQFKVRVKVEDHEEFSRRARTVVIGNCGKLLGGLVLMPEAEIDDGQLDMVVLSPKGVVGWAAVAARIASRKRKGHQIVDHYTTPSVRVRSDRPQEVQVDGDTLGKARAIAAEVVPGALVVRVGSLD is encoded by the coding sequence GTGCTTCGCGAACACTCCGGCTGGGTCGCCCTCGGGACGGTCCTACTCGTCGTCATCCTCGCCCTCGGCATCGCCGGCTGGGCCGGGATGCGCGTGCGCAGCTCCGGTGGTGCGCACCGGGGGCGCCGATGGGGGCGCCGCCCGCACCGCAACGACTTCCGCCCGGAGGGCACCGTGTCCGAGACCCCCACTCGTCGCGCCGCGATCATCGTCAACCCGACCAAGTTCGACGACGTCTCCGCGGTGCGCAAGCAGATCACCGAGCAGTCGGCCAGGCACGGGTGGGCCGAGCCCTTGTTCATCCTCACCACCGAGCGCGACCCCGGGACCGGCCAGGCCAAGCAGGCGCTGGCCAAGGGGGTCGACCTGGTCTGCCCGCTCGGCGGCGACGGCACAGTGCGCGCGGTCGCCGAGGCGATGGTCGGCGAGGAGACCCCGATGGGGTTGCTCCCCGGCGGCACCGGCAACCTGCTCGCCCGCAACCTCGACCTGCCGGTCGACGACCTCGACGACGCGCTGCGGGTGGCGCTCACCGGCCAGAACAAGCGGGTCGACGTCGGGCGCCTCACCATGGACGTCTCGGGCGAGGACCAGTCGCCGGCCGAGCACGTCTTCCTCGTGATGGCCGGGCTGGGCTTCGACGCCGCGATCATGGCCGACGCACCGGAGAAGCTGAAGGCCAAGGTGGGCCCCGCGGCCTACGTCGTCTCCGGGACCCGCAACCTGCGCGGGCCGCAGTTCAAGGTGCGCGTCAAGGTGGAGGACCACGAGGAGTTCAGCCGCCGCGCCCGCACCGTCGTGATCGGCAACTGCGGCAAGCTGCTCGGTGGGCTGGTGCTGATGCCCGAGGCGGAGATCGACGACGGCCAGCTCGACATGGTCGTGCTGTCACCCAAGGGGGTCGTCGGCTGGGCCGCGGTCGCCGCACGGATCGCGTCGCGCAAGCGCAAGGGCCACCAGATCGTCGACCACTACACGACCCCGTCGGTCCGGGTCCGCTCCGACCGCCCGCAGGAGGTGCAGGTCGACGGCGACACCCTGGGCAAGGCTCGCGCCATCGCCGCCGAGGTCGTGCCGGGGGCACTGGTGGTCCGCGTGGGGTCGCTCGACTGA
- a CDS encoding phosphatase PAP2 family protein: MATDTTKAVAKSHSARLVRGAVAMVLFAVPVLLLGYAVRQKFDPLIRLDNDLIRESTDFTRSHGLADTLIALQGISQPFLLYILATGLCIWVWAARKLRGRALWAFFTMMLAWNVGLLAKLLVGRARPIVQDPISHSPGFSFPSGHAFNAAVVATVVVFLLWPVLGRVGHRVSIVLAVVFALVVGLDRIFLGVHFPSDVLAGYVLGVGITFSSWLGFIGKTSPTSSSGPSHPA, from the coding sequence ATGGCGACCGACACGACCAAGGCCGTCGCGAAGTCCCACTCGGCTCGGTTGGTGCGCGGGGCGGTGGCCATGGTGCTCTTCGCGGTGCCGGTGCTGCTGCTCGGGTACGCGGTGCGGCAGAAGTTCGACCCGCTGATCCGGCTCGACAACGACCTGATCCGCGAGTCGACCGACTTCACCCGCTCGCACGGCCTGGCCGACACCCTGATCGCCCTGCAGGGCATCAGCCAGCCGTTCCTGCTCTACATCCTCGCCACCGGCCTGTGCATCTGGGTCTGGGCGGCGAGGAAGCTGCGCGGCCGGGCCCTGTGGGCGTTCTTCACCATGATGCTCGCCTGGAACGTCGGGCTGCTCGCCAAGCTGCTCGTCGGCCGGGCCCGGCCGATCGTGCAGGACCCGATCTCGCACTCGCCGGGGTTCTCGTTCCCGTCCGGTCACGCGTTCAACGCCGCGGTCGTCGCGACCGTCGTGGTCTTCCTGCTCTGGCCCGTGCTGGGACGGGTCGGCCACCGGGTGTCGATCGTGCTCGCCGTGGTGTTTGCGCTGGTCGTGGGCCTGGACCGGATCTTTCTCGGGGTTCACTTCCCCTCCGACGTGTTGGCGGGCTATGTGCTCGGTGTGGGCATTACGTTCTCCTCATGGCTCGGATTCATCGGCAAGACCTCACCGACCTCCTCGTCAGGGCCGTCGCACCCGGCGTAG
- a CDS encoding phosphatase PAP2 family protein, whose protein sequence is MARIHRQDLTDLLVRAVAPGVVLFGVLAGIGLLLNGPLDAVDDWEDKVTDAFNRNRTDFWDPISWVCSRFGNTEVVIGVCLIAVAVIWWRTREWRWAVVPLIAISLQATIFLFLTLLVGRQRPPALPMDASPPTSSYPSGHTGASTALYLSFLLMASARIERPWLRALVMGVCGVIPFLVGIARLYRGAHHISDVLAGMVNGVVCAVLAYQWYRHRARAEAPQLKSA, encoded by the coding sequence ATGGCTCGGATTCATCGGCAAGACCTCACCGACCTCCTCGTCAGGGCCGTCGCACCCGGCGTAGTCCTCTTCGGGGTGCTCGCGGGCATCGGCCTGCTCCTCAACGGTCCACTCGACGCGGTCGACGACTGGGAGGACAAGGTCACCGACGCGTTCAACCGCAACCGCACCGACTTCTGGGACCCGATCAGCTGGGTCTGCTCGCGGTTCGGCAACACCGAGGTGGTGATCGGGGTGTGCCTCATCGCGGTCGCCGTCATCTGGTGGCGCACCCGGGAGTGGCGCTGGGCCGTGGTCCCGCTGATCGCGATCTCGCTGCAGGCGACGATCTTCCTGTTCCTGACCCTGCTCGTCGGGCGCCAGCGTCCGCCGGCCCTGCCGATGGACGCCTCCCCGCCGACGTCGAGCTACCCGAGCGGTCACACCGGCGCCTCGACGGCGCTGTACCTCTCGTTCCTGCTGATGGCCTCCGCCCGGATCGAGCGGCCGTGGCTCCGGGCGCTGGTCATGGGCGTCTGCGGGGTCATCCCGTTCCTCGTCGGGATCGCGCGGCTCTATCGTGGCGCCCACCACATCTCCGACGTCCTGGCCGGCATGGTGAACGGCGTGGTCTGCGCGGTGCTCGCCTACCAGTGGTACCGCCACCGGGCCCGCGCCGAGGCGCCTCAGCTGAAGAGCGCCTGA
- a CDS encoding LysE family translocator has protein sequence MPSAPTLASFALAATALILLPGPAMLFLISRGIGQGSRRLAVASMAGIETATAVMVVATAFGLSAVISSSVLAFAIVKYAGAAYLVWLAIKEFRSKGHFALDRVPVRHSRRAFGDAFLVGISNPKTAVFFVAFFPQFLHREAGPIWSQVLVLGAIFVVIGALFDSVYALSAGSIGAWLARHPRAIRRQKYVSGSIFLVMGGAAALTGHPQKA, from the coding sequence ATGCCGTCCGCACCCACCCTCGCGTCGTTCGCCCTCGCCGCGACCGCGCTGATCCTGCTGCCCGGTCCCGCCATGCTCTTCCTGATCTCGCGCGGCATCGGCCAGGGCAGCCGCCGCCTCGCCGTCGCGTCGATGGCCGGCATCGAGACGGCGACCGCGGTGATGGTGGTGGCGACCGCGTTCGGGCTGTCAGCGGTGATCAGCTCGTCGGTGCTCGCCTTCGCGATCGTGAAGTACGCGGGCGCGGCATACCTGGTGTGGTTGGCCATCAAGGAGTTCCGCAGCAAGGGGCACTTCGCCCTCGACCGCGTGCCCGTCAGGCACTCGCGGCGCGCCTTCGGCGACGCCTTCCTCGTCGGCATCTCCAACCCGAAGACGGCCGTGTTCTTCGTGGCGTTCTTCCCGCAGTTCCTGCACCGTGAGGCCGGGCCGATCTGGTCGCAGGTCCTGGTGCTCGGCGCGATCTTCGTCGTGATCGGGGCGCTGTTCGACAGTGTCTACGCCCTGAGCGCCGGCTCGATCGGCGCGTGGCTGGCCCGGCACCCGCGCGCGATCCGGCGCCAGAAGTACGTCTCGGGCAGCATCTTCCTGGTGATGGGCGGCGCCGCCGCGCTCACCGGTCACCCACAGAAGGCGTAG
- the efeB gene encoding iron uptake transporter deferrochelatase/peroxidase subunit produces the protein MTEQPTSPLSRRRLLGVGAGAAVAGAVAGVGGAYAATHASADPATAGGGADQASSDDMVPFRGEHQSGIITPAQDRMHFVALDVVTQDRAALAAMLKAWTRAAERMTAGAEAAPGGVVGGGPYRAPEDTGEAYDLDASDLTITIGYGPSLFDDRFGLADRKPDALRDLPGFVGDDLDPARSGGDLCIQACANDPQVAVHAVRNLVRMGFGVVSVRWSQLGFGRTSSTTRNQVTPRNMFGFKDGTNNLKAEDGDALAEHVWVQPADVPGGSAWMAGGSYLVARRIRMHIEIWDRTPLQEQQDIIGRDKGEGAPLGQKGEFDTLDFATKGADGKPAIPVDAHVALAHESRLNGIRILRRGYNFTDGSDGVGHLDAGLFFIGFMRDAHQQFVPMQRALAAKDGLNEYIEHTGSAVFACPPGLGAEDYWGQALFS, from the coding sequence GTGACCGAGCAGCCCACCTCCCCTCTCAGCCGCCGGCGGCTGCTCGGCGTCGGTGCCGGGGCGGCCGTGGCCGGTGCCGTGGCCGGCGTCGGTGGCGCGTATGCCGCGACGCACGCGAGCGCGGACCCTGCCACCGCGGGCGGCGGCGCAGACCAGGCGTCCTCCGACGACATGGTGCCGTTCCGCGGCGAGCACCAGTCCGGCATCATCACCCCGGCCCAGGACCGGATGCACTTCGTGGCCCTCGACGTGGTCACCCAGGACCGGGCCGCGCTCGCCGCGATGCTCAAGGCCTGGACCCGGGCGGCCGAGCGGATGACCGCGGGGGCCGAGGCAGCCCCGGGTGGGGTCGTCGGTGGCGGTCCCTACCGCGCTCCCGAGGACACCGGCGAGGCCTACGACCTGGACGCCTCCGACCTGACCATCACGATCGGCTACGGCCCGTCGCTGTTCGACGACCGGTTCGGCCTGGCGGACCGGAAGCCCGACGCGCTGCGGGACCTGCCCGGCTTCGTGGGCGACGACCTCGACCCGGCCCGCAGCGGCGGCGACCTCTGCATCCAGGCCTGTGCCAACGACCCGCAGGTCGCCGTGCACGCAGTGCGCAACCTCGTGCGGATGGGCTTCGGCGTGGTGTCGGTGCGCTGGAGCCAGCTCGGCTTCGGGCGCACCTCGTCCACCACCCGGAACCAGGTCACCCCCCGCAACATGTTCGGGTTCAAGGACGGCACCAACAACCTCAAGGCCGAGGACGGCGACGCCCTGGCCGAGCACGTGTGGGTGCAGCCGGCCGACGTCCCGGGTGGCTCGGCCTGGATGGCGGGCGGCTCCTACCTGGTCGCCCGGCGGATCCGGATGCACATCGAGATCTGGGACCGCACCCCGCTCCAGGAGCAGCAGGACATCATCGGCCGCGACAAGGGAGAGGGTGCCCCACTGGGCCAGAAGGGCGAGTTCGACACCCTCGACTTCGCCACGAAGGGGGCCGACGGCAAGCCCGCGATCCCGGTCGACGCGCACGTGGCCCTCGCGCACGAGAGCCGGCTGAACGGCATACGGATCCTGCGCCGTGGCTACAACTTCACCGACGGCTCCGACGGGGTCGGGCACCTCGACGCCGGACTCTTCTTCATCGGCTTCATGCGCGACGCGCACCAGCAGTTCGTGCCGATGCAGCGAGCCCTGGCTGCCAAGGACGGGCTCAACGAGTACATCGAGCACACCGGCTCGGCGGTCTTCGCCTGTCCGCCCGGCCTCGGCGCCGAGGATTACTGGGGTCAGGCGCTCTTCAGCTGA